The Polyangium spumosum DNA window TTCGCCGTGTTCGATCGTCGCGACGACAACGGCCGCCCCGGGGATCGGTTCCGCCTCGACTGAGGCGCGCGCGAGCGGTTCGCAACGCCGAACGCTCCTGGTAAGCTCGCGCCGTGACGTCCCGATCCCTCGAACTTGGCGGCGCATCCGAGGCCGCGATCCCTGCAAAACCCGCCGCGAGCGTGCGCCTCGACGCGGTCGACGCCCTGCGAGGCATCGTGATGATCCTGATGGCGATCGATCACGTGCGGGACTTCGTGGGCCCGCAGGTCGGCTTCCGGATCGACGTCGAGAAGACGGGCGCCGCGCTCTTCTTCACGCGGTGGATCACCCACTTCTGCGCCCCCGTCTTCGTCCTGCTCGCGGGCACGAGCGCCTTCCTGCAGGCCGCGCGGGGCAAGAGCCGGAGCGAGCTCTCCCGCTTCCTGCTCACGCGCGGCGCGTGGCTCGTCCTCCTGGAAATCACGGTGATCCGCGTCGGCTGGACCTTCGATCTCGGCTACCACCTCACGCCGCTCCAGGTGATCTGGGCGATCGGCTGGAGCATGATCGCGCTCGCGGGCCTCGTGTTTTTGCCCGTGCGGGCCGTGGCCGCGATCGGCATCGGCATGATCGTGGGGCACAACCTCCTCGACGGCGTCTCGCCCGAGCGATCGAGCGCGCTCGGGGTCCTCTGGTCGATCCTCCACGAGCCGGGGCCCTTCCAGCCTGCGCCGGGGCGCTACGTGTTCATCGCGTATCCGCTCGTGCCGTGGATCGGCGTGATGGCCGCGGGGTATGGCCTCGGCGCGCTGCTCGAAGGCTCGCCGGCCGAGCGGCGGGGCCGGCTCTTCAAGCTCGGCGCGGCGATCACGCTGGCCTTCGTGATCGTCCGGCTCGTGAACGTCTACGGCGATCCCGCGCCCTGGTCCTCGCAGGAGAGCGCCCTCGGCACGGTCCTCTCGTTCCTCAATTGCCGCAAGTACCCGCCGTCGCTCTCGTACCTGCTCATGACGCTCGGGCCTGCGCTGCTCGTGCTCGGCGCGCTCGAGGGGCGCGCGCTGCCGGGCAAGGACGTCTTGCTCGCGTTCGGCCGGGCGCCGCTCTTTTATTACATCCTCCACCTCTTCCTGATCCACGCCTCCGCGGCCGTCATGCACTACGCCCTCCACGGCGACGCGGTCTTTTCGTGGGAGCACTTGGGTTTGCCCGCGGAGGCGCAGCACGGCTTGCCGTTCGTCTACGGATACACCTTCGCCGTGGTCGCGGCGCTCTACCCGCTCTGCCGCTGGTTCGCGGATCTCAAGCGAAGGCGGCGGGATCTCACGATACTCGGTTATCTTTGACTCGAAAGGTGACAGGCACGATGCGCGCGCTGGAGGGCCTCTTCGAGGCCCTGGATCGACGGATACCCCGGGAGCTCGCGGAGATCGTGGAGGCGGTGTCGCCCACGGTGAACGCGCTCGGGTACGACAAATGGGGCTTCTCCACGGCGGCGGCGAAGCGGACGCTCTACGTCGCGGCCTGGTTCTACCGACACTATTTCCGGGTCGA harbors:
- a CDS encoding heparan-alpha-glucosaminide N-acetyltransferase domain-containing protein; translated protein: MTSRSLELGGASEAAIPAKPAASVRLDAVDALRGIVMILMAIDHVRDFVGPQVGFRIDVEKTGAALFFTRWITHFCAPVFVLLAGTSAFLQAARGKSRSELSRFLLTRGAWLVLLEITVIRVGWTFDLGYHLTPLQVIWAIGWSMIALAGLVFLPVRAVAAIGIGMIVGHNLLDGVSPERSSALGVLWSILHEPGPFQPAPGRYVFIAYPLVPWIGVMAAGYGLGALLEGSPAERRGRLFKLGAAITLAFVIVRLVNVYGDPAPWSSQESALGTVLSFLNCRKYPPSLSYLLMTLGPALLVLGALEGRALPGKDVLLAFGRAPLFYYILHLFLIHASAAVMHYALHGDAVFSWEHLGLPAEAQHGLPFVYGYTFAVVAALYPLCRWFADLKRRRRDLTILGYL